The genomic stretch GGCAAGCCCACCTTCGCCAACGCGCAGCACATGATCAACGAGGCCGAATTCAACTTCTGGGTCACGCAGGCCAACCCCAACGACGCCGTGAAGAACAACCTGATCGGCCTGAAGGACAAATTCAAGCTCCTGAAAAGTGGCGAGGAGATCGTCCCCGGCGTCCTGACCGTCGCCACGCCCGGCCACACCGCCAACCACCACAGCGTCCTCGCGCAGAGCGGCGGCCAGAGCGCCCTGATCCTCGGTGACGCCGGCGGTCACTTCCTGATCTCCCTGAAGCACGAGGGCGCGTACGTGGGCTTCGACACCGACGGCGCCCAGGCCGCCCGCACCCGCCAGGAGATCTTCGCGCGCATCACCGACGGCAAACTGTGGGTCAGCGGGTACCACTTCCCGTTCCCGGCCATCGGGCACCTGCGCCGCCTCGCGCCCGGCTCGTTCGAGTACGAGCCGACCCTCTGGAACTGGAGCTGACCTCCACGCCCTGAACCCACCCCGCAGTCACCCCCGGCGCTACACTCCGGGGGTGATCGTCAAGTACGGCGGGAATGCCATGAAGAGCCTGGACCTGCGGCGCGCGGTGGCCGCCGAGATCGCCGCGCTGCGCGCCGAGCAGACGGTCGTGGTCGTGCACGGCGGCGGGCCCGTCATCGAGCGGGAACTCGCCGCGCGCGGCATCCCCAGCGAGTTCCGCGCCGGGCTGCGGGTCACCACGCCAGAGGCGATGGACGTCGTGGAGATGGCCCTGTGCCAGCTGAACAAGCAGCTCAGCCAGGACGTGGGCCACGCCGTGGGCCTGATGGGCCGCGACTCGGACCTGCTGCGCGCCGAGGTGTTCGACCCCGCCCTGGGCCGCGTGGGCCGCGTGACCGGCGTGAACGCGGACGTGCTGCGCGCCCTGATCGGCGCGGGCCTCACGCCCGTCGTGGGCTGCGTGGCCGTCGGCCCGGACGGGGACGCCCTGAACGTGAACGCCGACACTGCCGCCGGGGCGGTCGCGGGCGCCCTGAACGAGGGCATCGTGTTCCTGACCGACGTGGACGGCGTGTACCGCACCTACCCCGACCCGGAGAGCCGCGCCGCGCACCTCACCCGCGCCGAGGTCGAGGGGGGCATCGCGGACGGCTGGATCGCCGGCGGCATGATTCCCAAGGTCCGCGCCGCACTGGACGCCCTGGACCGCGGGGCGCCCTTCGCGGTGATCGCCAGCGGCATGCACGCCGGGGCGCTGTCCGCCGCCGCGCGCGGCGAGGCCGGCACACGCATCACGCCCTGAACGCGGCTGCGACCACGACTCTGAGCAGCGTCAGCGCACGCGGCTGAAGATCAGCGTGTCGCGCACCCCCGAGCCGTCCGCGGTCACGTCGTCGTTCACCAGCCTGGCGTCCAGCGCGTAGCCCAGCGCCGGGGGAATGCGGGCGCTGCGCCCGTTGGCGGGATCACAGCGGATCTCCAGGCG from Deinococcus soli (ex Cha et al. 2016) encodes the following:
- the argB gene encoding acetylglutamate kinase yields the protein MIVKYGGNAMKSLDLRRAVAAEIAALRAEQTVVVVHGGGPVIERELAARGIPSEFRAGLRVTTPEAMDVVEMALCQLNKQLSQDVGHAVGLMGRDSDLLRAEVFDPALGRVGRVTGVNADVLRALIGAGLTPVVGCVAVGPDGDALNVNADTAAGAVAGALNEGIVFLTDVDGVYRTYPDPESRAAHLTRAEVEGGIADGWIAGGMIPKVRAALDALDRGAPFAVIASGMHAGALSAAARGEAGTRITP